The proteins below come from a single Tenuifilum thalassicum genomic window:
- a CDS encoding PorP/SprF family type IX secretion system membrane protein yields MFRRFLLCTIISFALNIGACAQDSHFTQFYSNPMYLGPSFAGGVPGQRAVVNYRNQWIGVPHGFQTYGVSWDYNMTAFKSGVGLVAQRDQAGVGNFGNTRIGTLYSYDFTPTPDIHIRPGLGFYVQQISLNFFNLTFGDQLALDPAPPSSLIYPGKSSVWDIDVATSVMAYSYNAWFGVTWDHMLRPVNSFYNDDARTPFKFSVYGGYRYITKGFLMSKIEQSVTAAFNFRVQGEYKQLDLGFYFMNEPLSFGFWWRGMPKGKVNKRIDALAFMIGYKFDNISVGYSYDFTISRLGIGSGGSHELSASILLKTIARKKWKALPCPTF; encoded by the coding sequence ATGTTTCGAAGGTTTCTTTTATGTACTATTATATCATTTGCTCTTAACATTGGAGCATGTGCACAAGATTCGCATTTTACTCAATTCTATTCTAATCCTATGTATTTGGGCCCATCTTTTGCAGGTGGGGTTCCAGGACAAAGAGCAGTGGTTAACTATCGAAATCAGTGGATTGGCGTACCGCATGGGTTTCAAACATATGGAGTTTCGTGGGATTATAATATGACAGCCTTTAAAAGTGGGGTGGGGTTAGTTGCTCAACGCGACCAGGCAGGAGTTGGGAACTTTGGTAATACCCGCATAGGAACTCTTTATTCCTACGACTTCACTCCTACGCCCGATATTCATATTCGTCCTGGTTTGGGCTTTTATGTTCAGCAAATCTCACTAAACTTTTTCAACCTTACATTTGGCGATCAGTTAGCCTTAGATCCTGCACCGCCAAGTTCGCTAATATATCCTGGAAAATCTTCTGTTTGGGATATTGATGTGGCTACTTCTGTTATGGCCTATTCCTATAACGCTTGGTTTGGGGTTACTTGGGACCATATGCTTCGACCCGTTAACTCATTTTATAACGACGATGCACGAACTCCATTTAAGTTTTCGGTTTATGGAGGATATCGCTACATTACCAAAGGGTTCCTAATGAGCAAGATAGAACAAAGTGTAACAGCCGCTTTTAATTTTAGAGTACAGGGTGAGTATAAACAGCTCGACTTAGGTTTCTATTTTATGAACGAACCCTTAAGTTTTGGATTTTGGTGGCGAGGTATGCCTAAAGGTAAGGTGAATAAACGAATCGATGCATTAGCTTTTATGATAGGGTACAAATTCGACAATATTAGTGTCGGTTATAGCTACGATTTTACTATTTCACGTTTAGGTATTGGCTCTGGTGGTTCACATGAACTTTCCGCATCTATCTTGTTAAAGACAATTGCCAGAAAAAAATGGAAGGCTTTACCTTGTCCCACTTTTTAA
- the ppnP gene encoding pyrimidine/purine nucleoside phosphorylase, whose product MFQTNEYFDGKVKSIAFQTTEGRATIGVMAEGEYEFGTTTVEYMTVISGEMNVLLPGEKEWKTYKEFETFVVPKDAKFKVRLSGDTAYRCLYK is encoded by the coding sequence ATGTTTCAAACAAATGAATATTTCGATGGAAAGGTAAAATCCATTGCCTTTCAAACCACAGAAGGCCGTGCCACCATTGGCGTTATGGCTGAAGGTGAATACGAATTTGGAACTACTACTGTGGAGTACATGACAGTAATTTCTGGCGAAATGAATGTCTTGCTTCCTGGCGAAAAAGAGTGGAAAACCTATAAGGAATTTGAAACGTTTGTAGTTCCTAAAGATGCTAAGTTTAAGGTTCGCCTTAGCGGCGATACTGCTTACCGTTGCCTTTATAAGTAG
- a CDS encoding 3-oxoacyl-ACP synthase III family protein: MKHLNSVITGTGSYIPTVRVTNREFTRHTFYNEDETKIETLVDEVIAKFKDITGIEERRWVSDDLCASDIGAIAARRAIEDAGVDPETIDQIIVAHNFGDIKHGTIQTDILPSLASRIKHHLGIKNPSCIPYDLIFGCPGWVQGVIQADSYIKSGLAKRCLVIGTDTLSRLIDKHDRDCMIFADGAGAVVIEAKEEEAKRGILSAAAMSHTEEEAFYLYLGKSYHPESDPNIRYIKMEGRKIYEYALINVPEAMKVAVENAGVEPNEITKILIHQANEKMDEAIVKRFVKKCRIEKSVPELMPMSIRELGNSSVGTIPTLYDMIIKGKQPEHKIDKDDIVMFASVGAGMNINAVVYKH, from the coding sequence ATGAAGCATTTAAATTCCGTCATTACAGGAACGGGCAGTTATATTCCAACCGTTCGTGTTACAAACCGTGAGTTTACTCGTCATACATTTTATAATGAAGATGAAACTAAAATTGAGACTTTGGTCGATGAGGTTATTGCCAAGTTTAAGGACATTACTGGTATTGAAGAGCGCCGTTGGGTGTCCGACGATTTGTGCGCATCAGATATTGGAGCTATTGCGGCCAGGCGTGCTATTGAGGATGCTGGTGTTGATCCTGAAACCATTGATCAAATCATAGTAGCCCATAACTTTGGGGATATAAAGCATGGAACTATTCAAACCGACATATTGCCTAGCCTAGCATCACGTATAAAACATCATCTTGGTATTAAGAATCCTTCGTGCATACCATATGATTTAATTTTTGGATGTCCAGGATGGGTTCAGGGAGTAATACAGGCCGATTCTTACATTAAATCTGGTTTGGCTAAGAGATGTCTGGTTATTGGAACAGATACGCTTTCAAGACTTATTGACAAGCACGACCGCGACTGTATGATTTTCGCCGATGGCGCTGGTGCTGTAGTTATTGAAGCTAAAGAGGAGGAGGCCAAGCGTGGAATCCTTTCTGCTGCTGCCATGTCGCATACCGAGGAAGAGGCTTTCTATCTATATCTAGGCAAATCATATCATCCAGAATCAGATCCTAATATTAGGTACATTAAAATGGAAGGCCGGAAGATATATGAATATGCTTTAATAAATGTACCTGAAGCAATGAAAGTTGCAGTTGAGAACGCCGGCGTTGAACCAAATGAAATAACGAAAATATTAATACACCAGGCCAACGAAAAAATGGACGAGGCCATTGTTAAACGCTTTGTTAAAAAATGTAGGATTGAAAAAAGCGTTCCTGAACTGATGCCCATGAGCATTAGGGAGTTAGGAAATAGTTCTGTGGGAACAATCCCTACTCTTTACGATATGATAATTAAAGGTAAACAGCCTGAACATAAAATTGATAAAGATGATATCGTAATGTTTGCCTCGGTTGGAGCAGGAATGAATATTAATGCTGTCGTTTATAAGCATTAA
- the pnuC gene encoding nicotinamide riboside transporter PnuC, whose translation MSWISNNYIELIGAITGLIYLYLEIKQKVWLWPLGILTSAFYIYIFYVSKFYADMGLQWYYLIISIYGWYHWLFGGNANSKNSLPVTNTPKRFVVPLVVASAVLFVLIRFVLTTYTDSPVPTGDAFTTALSITATWMLARKYIEHWWIWVVVNSVSLILYIYKGLYPTSVLFLFYTIMSFVGYSQWKNEKKCN comes from the coding sequence ATGTCTTGGATATCAAATAACTATATCGAACTGATTGGAGCTATCACTGGCTTAATTTACCTTTATCTGGAAATTAAGCAAAAAGTCTGGCTGTGGCCATTAGGTATTCTTACCTCGGCATTTTACATCTACATATTTTATGTTTCGAAATTTTATGCCGATATGGGATTGCAATGGTATTACCTAATAATCAGCATTTATGGTTGGTACCACTGGTTGTTTGGAGGTAATGCCAATTCAAAAAATTCTTTACCTGTAACCAATACTCCTAAACGGTTTGTTGTTCCGTTGGTGGTTGCCAGTGCTGTGCTTTTTGTTCTGATTCGTTTTGTGTTGACAACCTATACCGATTCACCTGTTCCAACTGGCGATGCCTTTACTACTGCATTAAGCATAACTGCAACGTGGATGCTTGCAAGAAAGTATATTGAGCATTGGTGGATCTGGGTAGTTGTAAACTCGGTCTCGCTTATCCTTTATATTTATAAGGGGTTGTATCCTACATCTGTTTTGTTTTTGTTTTACACTATTATGTCCTTTGTCGGTTACTCGCAATGGAAAAATGAAAAAAAATGTAATTAA
- a CDS encoding TonB-dependent receptor, which produces MKKNVLAFLALMLVGALQTSWAENLGFSIYGKVTDTNGNPLVGASVILENTFLGTYSGVNGEYRLSQVKEGNYTIIVNYLGFETSRINVKVDKDVELNIQLKQSSQYLDAVVVSSTRASNRMPIAQTTLNREQIQKLNTGGDTPYLLEMLPSVVISSESGIGIGNTAFRIRGTDPTRINVTINGVPLNDAESQGVYWVDLPDFAASVDNLQVQRGVGTSTNGAAAFGATVNFQTNTLTEKPFAAVDFLQGSFNSWKTSARVGTGVMDNGFSMEGRFSQLHTDGYVERATSDHRSMFITAAWHGENSQIRANIIHGEEHTGITWEGTPDYMMETNRRYNPAGEYVDDDGVTRYYDDQKDNYWQTHYHLIGTHSFSNNLTANITLHLTDGRGYYEEYKPDRKLSKFGLTQFTVRDTAISKTDFIQQKWMDNLFYGGVASLTYRLNNLNVIVGGGWNQYDGDHFGKVLWSKINIGLPNKYEWYRNNGLKTDWNVFAKSIWQINDALSVFADVQYRGIEYKLEGIDSDVMPLDQDHSWSFLNPKFGLTYRISSAHEVYASYAVAHREPARSDLKDAQKGSSDFTPKPERLNDWELGYRLRLQNLSVDLNYYYMLYKDQLVLTGELTDVGYARMTNVPNSYRTGVEVSLSYKPADWLRIDANSTFSKNIIKDYTNYANLVDNPNDWNELYTPVPENLGNTTISFSPSIVSGSRVTFYPLPSVSFSWVAKYVSRQYIDNTETKSRSLDPYFVNNVVLEYRTKKQSSHSAYIQLSVNNILNEKYSANAWVYRTLFQSGDPEYVLIGYYPQATTHYMLKFGIEF; this is translated from the coding sequence ATGAAAAAAAATGTTTTAGCGTTTCTTGCGCTTATGCTCGTTGGTGCCTTGCAAACTAGCTGGGCTGAAAATCTTGGATTTTCTATTTATGGTAAGGTAACCGATACAAATGGAAATCCACTAGTAGGCGCATCTGTAATTTTAGAGAACACCTTTTTGGGAACCTACAGCGGGGTTAATGGTGAGTATCGTTTATCACAAGTTAAAGAGGGGAACTATACCATTATTGTTAATTATCTTGGTTTTGAAACCTCGAGGATTAATGTTAAAGTTGATAAAGATGTTGAACTTAATATTCAGTTAAAGCAGTCTTCTCAGTACCTAGATGCTGTCGTGGTTTCGTCTACTCGAGCTTCGAATCGTATGCCAATTGCTCAAACCACTTTAAATCGAGAACAAATCCAAAAGCTAAATACTGGTGGAGATACCCCTTACCTATTAGAAATGTTACCCTCGGTTGTTATTTCGTCCGAGAGCGGTATTGGGATTGGTAATACCGCATTCCGTATTAGAGGAACCGACCCTACTAGAATAAATGTTACAATTAATGGTGTACCATTAAACGATGCTGAATCGCAAGGAGTGTATTGGGTCGACTTGCCAGATTTTGCTGCTTCGGTTGATAATCTCCAGGTGCAGCGCGGTGTTGGCACATCTACAAATGGTGCTGCTGCCTTTGGTGCAACCGTGAATTTTCAAACTAATACTTTAACTGAAAAACCTTTTGCTGCCGTTGATTTTCTACAAGGTTCATTCAATTCCTGGAAAACATCTGCTAGAGTAGGTACAGGGGTGATGGATAACGGTTTTAGTATGGAAGGTCGTTTCTCTCAGCTCCACACCGATGGCTATGTTGAGCGTGCTACTTCCGACCATCGCTCCATGTTTATTACAGCAGCGTGGCATGGCGAGAACAGCCAGATTAGAGCAAATATTATTCATGGCGAGGAACATACCGGTATCACCTGGGAAGGAACACCCGATTACATGATGGAAACCAATAGACGCTACAATCCTGCAGGTGAATACGTAGATGATGACGGAGTTACACGTTATTACGATGATCAGAAGGATAACTACTGGCAAACACATTACCATTTGATTGGAACTCACTCTTTCTCAAATAATTTAACTGCAAACATTACGCTTCATCTTACAGATGGAAGAGGTTACTACGAGGAGTATAAACCAGATCGTAAGCTCTCAAAGTTTGGACTAACTCAATTTACTGTTCGCGATACCGCCATAAGTAAAACTGACTTTATTCAACAGAAGTGGATGGATAATCTCTTCTACGGTGGAGTTGCTTCTCTTACCTATCGCCTTAATAATCTTAATGTTATTGTTGGCGGTGGATGGAATCAATACGATGGCGACCATTTTGGCAAGGTGCTTTGGAGCAAAATAAATATTGGTCTACCTAATAAGTACGAGTGGTACCGGAATAATGGTTTAAAAACCGATTGGAATGTTTTTGCAAAATCAATCTGGCAAATTAATGATGCTTTATCTGTTTTTGCCGATGTTCAGTACCGTGGCATTGAGTATAAGCTTGAAGGAATCGATTCCGACGTAATGCCTCTCGACCAAGATCATAGTTGGAGTTTCCTTAACCCAAAATTTGGATTGACATATCGAATTAGCTCTGCTCATGAAGTTTACGCTTCCTATGCTGTTGCCCATCGTGAACCTGCTAGGAGTGATTTAAAAGATGCTCAAAAGGGTTCATCCGACTTTACTCCTAAACCTGAAAGGTTGAACGATTGGGAGTTAGGTTATCGTTTGCGTTTACAAAACCTCTCTGTTGATCTAAACTACTATTACATGCTTTATAAGGATCAGCTTGTTTTAACTGGTGAACTAACCGATGTTGGTTATGCTAGAATGACTAATGTTCCAAATAGTTACAGGACTGGTGTTGAGGTTTCGTTATCTTATAAACCTGCAGATTGGTTAAGAATTGATGCCAATTCAACTTTTAGCAAGAACATTATTAAAGATTATACGAATTATGCAAATCTGGTAGATAATCCTAACGATTGGAATGAATTGTATACACCTGTTCCTGAAAATCTGGGTAACACTACCATTTCCTTTTCACCATCCATCGTTTCTGGATCACGTGTAACGTTCTACCCTTTACCTTCTGTTAGCTTCTCATGGGTGGCAAAATATGTTAGCCGTCAATATATCGATAACACTGAAACAAAAAGTAGAAGTTTGGATCCGTATTTCGTAAATAATGTTGTTTTAGAATACAGGACTAAAAAACAGTCAAGTCATTCCGCTTATATTCAGCTAAGCGTTAACAATATTTTAAATGAAAAATATTCGGCAAATGCTTGGGTGTATAGAACGTTGTTCCAAAGTGGAGATCCCGAGTATGTTCTTATTGGCTACTATCCACAAGCAACAACCCATTACATGCTGAAATTTGGAATTGAGTTTTAG
- a CDS encoding thiamine diphosphokinase, translated as MKAVILANGEFPSHPTPLNELLDAPLLVCCDGAIENLEKLAITPNALVGDLDSIKEHLKKKYQSILHHDPDQNTNDLTKAVKWCIGNRINDIVIVGATGKREDHTLGNIGLLSNYARMGANVKMLTDTGVFYPLLSSSTIGSYVGQQVSIFSPNNQTVITTKNLKYPIENKTLPEFWMGTLNESLGDKFEISFSPGPLIIYLKY; from the coding sequence ATGAAAGCAGTAATATTAGCTAATGGTGAATTTCCTAGCCACCCAACTCCTCTCAACGAGCTGTTAGATGCTCCCCTATTAGTGTGTTGCGATGGGGCTATTGAAAATCTCGAAAAACTTGCAATAACACCTAATGCTCTAGTAGGCGATTTGGATTCTATTAAGGAACACCTTAAAAAGAAATATCAGAGCATTTTGCATCACGATCCAGACCAAAATACTAACGATTTAACTAAAGCTGTTAAATGGTGTATTGGAAATAGAATAAACGATATTGTGATTGTTGGTGCAACTGGTAAACGCGAGGATCACACATTAGGCAATATCGGGTTGCTTAGTAATTATGCTAGAATGGGGGCGAATGTTAAGATGCTAACCGATACTGGAGTTTTCTATCCTTTATTATCTTCATCAACAATAGGCAGCTATGTGGGGCAACAGGTGTCTATTTTTTCACCCAACAACCAAACTGTAATAACAACAAAAAATTTGAAATACCCGATTGAAAATAAAACACTGCCAGAGTTTTGGATGGGAACTCTAAACGAAAGCCTTGGCGATAAATTTGAGATATCCTTCTCACCTGGGCCATTGATAATCTATCTAAAATATTAA